In one window of Silene latifolia isolate original U9 population unplaced genomic scaffold, ASM4854445v1 scaffold_266, whole genome shotgun sequence DNA:
- the LOC141639054 gene encoding NAC domain-containing protein 43-like, whose amino-acid sequence MNISVNGQSRVPPGFRFHPTEEELLQYYLRKKVANEKIDLDVVFEIDLNRLEPWDIQEKCRIGTTPQNDWYFFSHKDKKYPTGTRTNRATVAGFWKATGRDKVIYGNCRRIGMRKTLVFYKGRAPHGQKSDWIMHEYRLDGSSNSNNDTQVSSHVMNGEFAQEEGWVICKIFKKKNHIVKTLDTSMNTTNMTMKLHSNIIDSPSHNNNNDQGALEQIFQSLGSNNNNDKLLLQNKNIITKSTFHQLDKFMKLPSLESPSNDFYYQPMNPSRNDVVSIANDSEIGINDWATLDRFVATHLNGHHHTMDTMASIFTSSSTTVDLGDHDAIQLSPLRSSSSTSSGNKIYQQQDNNTLDNYGNSEIDLWSFTRASLSIDPLCHVSDAGL is encoded by the exons ATGAATATATCAGTAAATGGGCAATCGAGAGTACCTCCAGGATTTAGATTTCATCCAACTGAAGAGGAGCTCTTGCAATATTATCTAAGGAAGAAGGTTGCTAATGAGAAAATTGACTTGGATGTGGTTTTTGAAATCGATCTCAATAGGCTTGAGCCTTGGGATATTCAAG aaaagTGCAGAATAGGGACAACTCCACAAAATGATTGGTACTTTTTCAGCCATAAAGATAAAAAGTACCCAACAGGAACAAGGACTAACCGCGCCACGGTGGCCGGTTTTTGGAAGGCTACCGGAAGAGATAAGGTAATCTATGGAAACTGTAGGAGAATTGGAATGAGGAAGACACTTGTTTTTTATAAAGGAAGAGCTCCCCATGGTCAAAAATCTGATTGGATTATGCATGAATATAGACTTGATGGAAGCTCCAACTCGAACAATGACACCCAG GTATCAAGTCATGTTATGAATGGAGAGTTTGCACAAGAAGAAGGATGGGTGATTTGCAAAATCTTCAAGAAGAAAAACCACATTGTCAAAACCCTAGATACTTCCATGAACACAACAAACATGACAATGAAGTTACACTCAAACATAATTGATTCACCAagtcacaataataataatgatcaaGGGGCTCTTGAGCAAATATTCCAATCCCTagggagtaataataataatgacaaatTACTACTTCAAAATAAAAACATTATTACAAAATCAACATTTCATCAACTAGACAAATTCATGAAGCTCCCAAGTCTTGAAAGCCCAAGTAATGACTTCTACTACCAACCTATGAACCCCTCTCGAAACGACGTTGTTTCTATCGCCAATGACTCGGAAATCGGGATTAATGACTGGGCTACCCTTGATAGGTTTGTTGCAACTCACCTAAATGGTCATCATCATACTATGGATACCATGGCATCCATCTTTACATCATCATCAACCACCGTGGATCTCGGTGATCATGATGCCATTCAATTATCACCGTTGAGATCATCATCATCGACGTCATCAGGCAACAAAATTTATCAACAACAAGACAATAATACCCTTGACAACTATGGAAACAGTGAGATTGATCTATGGAGCTTTACAAGGGCATCCTTGTCAATTGACCCATTGTGCCACGTTTCAGATGCTGGTTTGTAA